CGAGTAAATCCTGTAGAGCTTGGAACGTGCGCGCCACGGTGCCTTGGTGAGATTCGAGCGCACTGCGCGCCGCAGTTCCGGCGGTCTGTCTCGCGTCCGCATCGCTGAGCCAGAGTTCGATCGTCCCGGCGAGTTCCACCCCGGACGCCACCACCGTCAAGCCACCCGCGGCCCGCAGCGCCGCGACCTCCATGCGGAAATTCGGGGTGTAGGGCCCGACCACGACCGGCACGCCGTGCACCGCCGCCTCTAACACGTTTTGTCCGCCGCGTCGCCCAAACGAACCGCCGACGAACGCGGCGAATCCAATTCCATACACCCAGGAAAGTTCGCCGAGCACATCAACCAGAAGCACGTCGGCCTCCGCCGCTTCCTCGACGCGGGAACTCGCGCGCCGCGCCAGGGACAAGCCGCTTCGCATAATATCCGCTGCCGCTTCGTCGCAACGATTAACGTGGCGCGGAGCGATGACGAGAGCCAAATCGGGATGCGTTTTACGCAATTCAAACACGGCCTGCGCAACCAGCGACTCTTCGCCCGGGTGCGTCGATCCCGCCACGAAAACGCGTCGTCCTTCGGCGAATTTTTCGTAGTATGCCGCCTCTTTCGGCGCGGGAGGCGCGACGACGTCGAACTTCAAGCTACCCAACACCTGCATTCTGTCCGATGAAACACCCAATGCGGCAAAGCGCTTGGCGAAAAGGTCGCTTTGCGGAAAAACGGCGGTCAACTTCTCCAACGCCGGTCGCATACCACAACGGATGATCCGATACCAACGATAACTCCTGTCCGACAAACGGCCGTTGACCAGCACCACTTTCGCGCCCGTCCGCCGCGCCGCAAAAATTGCGCACGGCCACAATTCGGTCTCGAACAGCACGAGCAAACGCGGTTCAACCCGCCGCATCCAACGATACGCCAACGGCGCAATATCGACGGGCACGATCGTCGCGATTCGCTCGCCGAACAATTCACGCGCCCGGGCGTATCCAGACGGCGTAAACGTCGCCACCAGCACCGGCGCGCCGCCTTCGTTGAGGAAGCGGCGAATCAGGCCCTGCGCCGTGTTCACCTCACCCAGCGAAGCGCACCAAACGACGACCGGGCGTTCGCCCGTCCGGCGCGGCACGAAGCCGAAACGCGCGGCGAGACCGTCCCATAATCCTGGTTTGAATAAGCCGAGAACGACCACGACGAAAAACACGGCGGGCGCGAGGTGCACTCCCAACAGGGCGTAGATAAACAGGAAAATCACGGCGCGGCGCTCCTTTCCATCCGCCGGCGCTGTCGCTCCAGGTGATGGCCGACCGGATCCCGCATATAGAATGCCTCCTGTCCTTCCAACCGGAAATTACGCGCATGATAGACGCGCAATGTCTCCACTTTCTTACTCCCTCGCAAGCGGAAGATCGGCGGCAACTCGGTCACCTCCTCGAAATGCCGGGCGAATTTTCGCGGCATGCCCCCTTCTTCTACGAAAAGCACGTCCCGCCCGGCCAAATTCCGAAAATCCTGCCACAGCGTAAACTGACTGCCGCGATGCGCGTAATCCGCAGTATAAATCGGCGGGTGGTCCGGCAAATGATAGCGCAGTTCGGCGGCGGTCTGATAGGTCTTGGTCGCCAGTTGTACGCCTTCGAACGACTGTCGCCTTTCCTGCACTTGTCGCGCTACGTCGCCCCAGCCAAAGGATTGGTCGCTCATGTCCGGCTTCAAGGGCACAACGCCCAACAACGCCTGTAAATACACGGCGATGAGTCCAAGCAACGAAATGGTCAGACCGATCACAAAGACTCGGCGCATCCGATCACCGCGGGCTTTGACGTATGCAATAGCCAGCGGCAGAAAACCCAACCACATCACGGCAGGCCAATTGCCTTGCACTTTCGCCCGCAGACTGTTGACCGCGAAGTAGGCGGCGATAAACAGGGCCGGCACCGCCAGCAACCGAAGGCCGCGGGATGGCTCGCCCCGTTGTCGCACTGCCCATAGCGCGCCGAGAAAACCGAGCACAGCGAGAATGGGGGAGACGATACCCAACTGCGCCAGGAGGTAGTCGCCGAGGGAAAGCAGCCGTTGCCATCCCACAATATCCGGGTCGACGGCCAGCTTTCGCACGGCGAAAAATGTGACCCATTGATGCATTTCGTTCCATTTGATGACCGGTACGACACAAATTGCGACCGTTGCGGCCCCAAAATACGGCCACGGCGACCTAAAATGGCGTCGGCCAACGGGATCTAGTGTCGCGGTCGTCACCAAACCGAACGCGAAAATGATGGCGCTGAGCTTCGCATAGAGCGCCAGCGCCAGCAGTGCGCCGACGACAATCCAACCTCGCGGGCGATCGTCGAGTATCGTGCGCGCGAGGACCCACCACGCCGCGGCGATCAGCGGCAGCATCAAGCTGTCGTGCATAACCAACGCACCGCCCGCTCCGAAAAGCGGTACCGCCTGCATGAGTAGCGCCGCCCAAAATGCGGTTTGCTCGTCTATCGTTCGCCGTACGAGTCCGAAAACCAACAACGAACCGGCCAGGGAGCAGAGGGTCGCCAGCACCCGCAGCGACACCAAGCCACTGCCGAAGAGCGCCGACCACCCGCCATGCAGCCAGGCGATGCCGCCGGGTTGATCCCAATAGCACCAGTCAAGCTGCAGGCCCCACGTCCAGTAGTAGGCTTCATCGGGAATGATGCCGACGCCCAGCGAAACGATAAGCCGCACGAGGTGAATCGCGCCGAGGATGGCCAGTAATCGGAGGAAAGTGCTTCGCACGCTCTAATCGTGGTCGTGAAATTGCAGATTGTAAAGGCGCGCGTATTCGCCGTTGCGCGCCATCAACGCGTCGTGGTCGCCATCTTCGACGACCTGCCCGTCGCGCAACACGACGATGCGGTCGGCGCGGCGGATCGTGGAAAGTCGGTGCGCAATCACAAAGGTCGTACGCCCGCGCATGAGGTTTTCCAGCGCATGCTGCACCTCGCGCTCGGACTCGGTATCTAGGGCGCTGGTCGCCTCGTCGAGAATGAGAATCGGCGCGTTTTTGAACAGCGCCCGCGCGATGGCCAGCCGTTGGCGTTGCCCGCCGGAGAGCTTCACGCCCAGTTCGCCGATGCGGGTGTCGTAGCCGTTGGGGAAGGACGTGATGAACTCGTGGGCATGCGCCATTTCGGCCACGCGCACGACTTTGTCGAACTCGGCCTCCGCCTGCCCGTAGGCGATGTTGTTGCGAACCGTGTCGTCGAACAGGAAGGTATCTTGGGTCACCAGGGCGATTTGCAGACGCAGCGATTCCAACCGCAGTTCACGAATATCGTGGCCGTCGATCAGCACGCGCCCACCGGTCGTGTCGTAGAAGCGGGGAATCAAATTGATAAGCGTCGTCTTCCCGGCGCCGCTGCCGCCGACAATCGCCACCGTCTGGCCGATTTTCACGTCCAAGTCCACGCCGCGCAGGACCGCCTCGTTGGGATCGCCGTAATGGAAATGAACATTCTCCAGATGGACGCCGTCGCGGACCGGCGGCAGTTCCCGTGCCCCCGGGGGGTCGGCAACCGTGGCCACTGTATCCACGACTTCGAACACCCGCTGCGCCGCGGCCAACGCCGATTGAAACGCGTTGTTCATGCGCCCGGTGCGCTTAATCGGTTCGTACATCATGCCGAGCGCGGCGAGGAAACTGAAAAAACTACCCGGCGAGATCTTGTCGCCGATCACTTGCATACCGCCGTAGAAAATCACCGCCGCGGCCGCCAAGCTGCCCAGCGCCTCGATTGCGGGCGCCGTGATTTCCTCCCATTTGACACGTTTGACGTTCGCGGAGTAGTTGCGCTGGTTTTCATCGTCGAAGCGCTGCTGCTCGTACTTCTCCATCGCGAAGGCTTTGATGACCCGAATACCCGTGAAGTTTTCCTTCAGGATCGAAGTCAACTCGCCCATCGACTCCTGGCCGCGCTTGGTGTACTTGCGCACCTTCTTGCCGAAACGCACGATCGGATACGCCGTCAGCGAAAACAGGACGATGATGATCAGCGCCATGTCCCACCACATGAAGATCGCGACAATCGCCAAACCCAAAATCGTCACCGGTTCGCGAAACAAATTCGTCAGTGAGGAAACCGCGCGCTCCATCATGTTCACGTCGTTGGTGATGCGGCTCATCATCACGCCCGTGTTGGTATCCGTGTAGTAGTCGACGGAGAGCATCTGGTATTTTTCGTAGAGCTCCTGGCGAATGCGGCGAATCACACGCTGGCCGACCACGCGCAACACGTAGTTTTGCACGAAGCGGAAAACGCCCTTCATCGCGTAGATGCCAATGACGAGAAACGGCAGAAACTGCAGCCACATGCGGGCTTCGCTTTTGTCGGGGTTGGCGAAGATGCGGTCCATTGCCGGCTTCACCAGATACGCGGTGGCGCTACCCGCGCCCGATACCAGCAGCGCGCAGCCGAAAGCGACGGTCACCAGCGCCGTGTACGGCTTAAAGTAGACGAGCAGCCGCAGGAATTCCTGCCAGCCCTCGCCCTTCCAGAATTTGACTCTCGCTTTTTTAGCCATTCACTGCCTTTTGGCTGTGCCGCCGCGTCACAAAATCAAGCACGACGTCCGCCACGTGGGCGCTCACTTCGCCACGGGTCAGCGCCGCGCGCACTTGGTCGCAAGCCTCCAAAGCGGCATCACGGGCCGGGCCGTCACGCAACAAATCCTGCGCTTCGGCTGCCACGATCTCGGGCGTGCAATCTTCCTGAATGAGTTCGCGAAATGCAATCCGGTCCAAAACGATGTTCGGCAGACCGATCTTGTCCGTCTTTACCAGACGCCGGGCCAACGCGAAGTTGAGCCGGTTGCCGCGGTAGACCACGACGTGGGGCAAACGGGCCAAGGCCGCCTCAAGCGTGGCGGTACCGCTGGTAATGACGCCCGCGTCGGCCACGGCCAACAGAGTGAAAAAATCATCACGCAAGTACTTCGCCTCGACGTCATACCGGGAAAAGTACGGGCGCACGTCCTGTTCGGCGACCGTCGGCGCTAAGGGCACGACGAACTGGACATCGGGGTTTCCATCACGCACCAGCGCCGCCGTTTCGGCCAGCACCGGCGCCAAATGGAGAATTTCGTTCTTGCGGCTGCCCGGCGCCAACACCAAGACCGGGCGTTCCGGATCGAGGCCGAGTTGGTTTCGTGTTGCCGCGCGCTCCGGTGCCGACGCCGCAATGGTTTCCATGATCGGATGGCCGAAGAAACTGCTGGCCACGTCTTGTTTTTCGTAGAGTTCCCGCTCGAAGGGTAGCGCCACGACCATATGATCGATGCGGTCGGCAATGGTGACAATGCGCCCGGTGCGCCACGCCCATACCTGCGGGCTGATGTAGTACACGACCGGAATTCCCCGCCCCTTGGCCTGGTTGGCCAACGCTAGATTGAAGTCGGGTAAATCAAGGCAAACCAGCACGTCGGGGCGACGCTCGTCCATCGCCTTGAGAAGCGCCCGGTATACGCGGCGCAGCGCGAACAAACCCGACACGACGCCGGTGAAGCCGACGATGGCGATTTCTTCGGCTTTGCCCAGCGCGGTGAGGCCCGCGCCCACGGCTTGCTCGCCGCCCACTCCCACAAACTTTGCACCGGGGGTTTTTTCGCGGATGGCGCGGATCAGCCGGGCGGCATAGGTATCGGCGCTGGCTTCCCCGGCCACGATCATGATAAGCGGCTCGTCCGGTGGCGAAGATGACGGCGCCCAGTTTTTCGGCCGCACCAATCCGAAGCCGGTGTAGGGTTTCAACCAATCCAATAGAGCCCATGA
The DNA window shown above is from Candidatus Lernaella stagnicola and carries:
- a CDS encoding glycosyltransferase N-terminal domain-containing protein — translated: MIFLFIYALLGVHLAPAVFFVVVVLGLFKPGLWDGLAARFGFVPRRTGERPVVVWCASLGEVNTAQGLIRRFLNEGGAPVLVATFTPSGYARARELFGERIATIVPVDIAPLAYRWMRRVEPRLLVLFETELWPCAIFAARRTGAKVVLVNGRLSDRSYRWYRIIRCGMRPALEKLTAVFPQSDLFAKRFAALGVSSDRMQVLGSLKFDVVAPPAPKEAAYYEKFAEGRRVFVAGSTHPGEESLVAQAVFELRKTHPDLALVIAPRHVNRCDEAAADIMRSGLSLARRASSRVEEAAEADVLLVDVLGELSWVYGIGFAAFVGGSFGRRGGQNVLEAAVHGVPVVVGPYTPNFRMEVAALRAAGGLTVVASGVELAGTIELWLSDADARQTAGTAARSALESHQGTVARTFQALQDLLDR
- a CDS encoding glycosyltransferase family 39 protein, giving the protein MRSTFLRLLAILGAIHLVRLIVSLGVGIIPDEAYYWTWGLQLDWCYWDQPGGIAWLHGGWSALFGSGLVSLRVLATLCSLAGSLLVFGLVRRTIDEQTAFWAALLMQAVPLFGAGGALVMHDSLMLPLIAAAWWVLARTILDDRPRGWIVVGALLALALYAKLSAIIFAFGLVTTATLDPVGRRHFRSPWPYFGAATVAICVVPVIKWNEMHQWVTFFAVRKLAVDPDIVGWQRLLSLGDYLLAQLGIVSPILAVLGFLGALWAVRQRGEPSRGLRLLAVPALFIAAYFAVNSLRAKVQGNWPAVMWLGFLPLAIAYVKARGDRMRRVFVIGLTISLLGLIAVYLQALLGVVPLKPDMSDQSFGWGDVARQVQERRQSFEGVQLATKTYQTAAELRYHLPDHPPIYTADYAHRGSQFTLWQDFRNLAGRDVLFVEEGGMPRKFARHFEEVTELPPIFRLRGSKKVETLRVYHARNFRLEGQEAFYMRDPVGHHLERQRRRMERSAAP
- the msbA gene encoding lipid A export permease/ATP-binding protein MsbA codes for the protein MAKKARVKFWKGEGWQEFLRLLVYFKPYTALVTVAFGCALLVSGAGSATAYLVKPAMDRIFANPDKSEARMWLQFLPFLVIGIYAMKGVFRFVQNYVLRVVGQRVIRRIRQELYEKYQMLSVDYYTDTNTGVMMSRITNDVNMMERAVSSLTNLFREPVTILGLAIVAIFMWWDMALIIIVLFSLTAYPIVRFGKKVRKYTKRGQESMGELTSILKENFTGIRVIKAFAMEKYEQQRFDDENQRNYSANVKRVKWEEITAPAIEALGSLAAAAVIFYGGMQVIGDKISPGSFFSFLAALGMMYEPIKRTGRMNNAFQSALAAAQRVFEVVDTVATVADPPGARELPPVRDGVHLENVHFHYGDPNEAVLRGVDLDVKIGQTVAIVGGSGAGKTTLINLIPRFYDTTGGRVLIDGHDIRELRLESLRLQIALVTQDTFLFDDTVRNNIAYGQAEAEFDKVVRVAEMAHAHEFITSFPNGYDTRIGELGVKLSGGQRQRLAIARALFKNAPILILDEATSALDTESEREVQHALENLMRGRTTFVIAHRLSTIRRADRIVVLRDGQVVEDGDHDALMARNGEYARLYNLQFHDHD
- the lpxB gene encoding lipid-A-disaccharide synthase, giving the protein MVERIAEIDRYLFCLINSGWSNPALDTIFGVLTNLGDGLVLPIFGALGLYAFDRKNWPKNFLTLGIVVLLGGLWVQIVKELVMRPRPMNEPWFGIDAAEAIKTQVVWFLNKNIYALHSPDPNLSDFRFLHVIGAQLGSRSYPSGHSAAVFGVATAISYAYRRWTYLLFIPAAFIAISRIYVGVHFPVDVTVGAAIGVINSWALLDWLKPYTGFGLVRPKNWAPSSSPPDEPLIMIVAGEASADTYAARLIRAIREKTPGAKFVGVGGEQAVGAGLTALGKAEEIAIVGFTGVVSGLFALRRVYRALLKAMDERRPDVLVCLDLPDFNLALANQAKGRGIPVVYYISPQVWAWRTGRIVTIADRIDHMVVALPFERELYEKQDVASSFFGHPIMETIAASAPERAATRNQLGLDPERPVLVLAPGSRKNEILHLAPVLAETAALVRDGNPDVQFVVPLAPTVAEQDVRPYFSRYDVEAKYLRDDFFTLLAVADAGVITSGTATLEAALARLPHVVVYRGNRLNFALARRLVKTDKIGLPNIVLDRIAFRELIQEDCTPEIVAAEAQDLLRDGPARDAALEACDQVRAALTRGEVSAHVADVVLDFVTRRHSQKAVNG